In Prosthecochloris sp. GSB1, the following proteins share a genomic window:
- a CDS encoding Acg family FMN-binding oxidoreductase: MAVSRRTFLVRAAQCAFLLAVPPGLAACGGGMTRDDTAKGEGYARISSAIGPERAEILWYASFAPSSHNTQPWTVSIASANRWVVSSSRERWLPEVDPQNRETLVSIGAFVENLVTAAATFGFRIAVEPLARTPFDKELVRLELQNAVRREYPLERLLERRTLRTGFKSDDIDAEDFSFIVGGDDGFYYYRPSSVESVWLDNAAVESMRRQMTRKNVQEELAKWIRWSDADARRYRNGLTPESMDITGLAGWYVRNFYGTGDVLSKDFRNASVERARKQVAESGGWIVVTSRDDSPIALLDAGRRFERMFLKAKDRKIAVHPMSQALEESPWAEKALDVLSLSGKPQLLLRVGYMRDYPGPVSLRMPVSETTIL; this comes from the coding sequence ATGGCTGTTTCCCGAAGAACATTCCTTGTCCGCGCCGCGCAATGCGCATTTCTGCTTGCAGTACCGCCGGGCCTTGCCGCCTGCGGGGGCGGCATGACACGTGACGATACCGCCAAAGGCGAGGGATACGCCCGGATATCCTCCGCCATTGGCCCCGAGCGCGCCGAAATTCTCTGGTACGCTTCTTTCGCTCCAAGCAGCCACAATACCCAGCCCTGGACGGTCTCCATCGCAAGCGCGAACCGCTGGGTTGTTAGCTCCTCGCGTGAGCGCTGGCTGCCCGAGGTCGATCCGCAAAATCGCGAGACTCTCGTTTCCATCGGCGCTTTCGTGGAAAATCTCGTCACCGCGGCCGCGACGTTCGGATTCAGGATCGCTGTCGAGCCTCTGGCCCGTACACCCTTCGACAAGGAGCTTGTCCGGCTCGAACTGCAGAATGCCGTCCGGCGTGAATACCCGCTCGAGCGCCTTCTGGAACGCCGCACGCTGCGTACCGGTTTCAAAAGCGACGACATAGACGCCGAGGACTTCTCCTTCATCGTCGGAGGGGACGACGGCTTTTACTATTATCGTCCATCCTCAGTGGAGTCGGTCTGGCTCGATAACGCGGCAGTCGAGTCGATGCGGCGCCAGATGACAAGAAAGAACGTGCAGGAAGAACTGGCGAAGTGGATCCGCTGGTCCGATGCCGACGCTCGCAGGTATCGCAACGGTCTTACGCCCGAGAGCATGGATATCACCGGTCTTGCCGGATGGTACGTCAGGAATTTCTACGGCACGGGTGACGTGCTGAGCAAGGATTTCAGGAATGCTTCGGTCGAACGCGCGCGAAAACAGGTGGCCGAAAGCGGCGGCTGGATCGTCGTCACTTCGCGCGACGATTCGCCCATTGCCCTGCTTGATGCCGGACGCCGTTTCGAGAGGATGTTTCTCAAGGCAAAGGACCGGAAGATTGCCGTGCATCCGATGTCGCAGGCGCTCGAGGAGAGTCCCTGGGCGGAAAAGGCCCTCGACGTT
- a CDS encoding class I SAM-dependent methyltransferase, whose product MAHEFDGKKYEKASSHQQEWGRMQLAGLGLRGDEKVLDLGCGDGSLTSHIAELLPEGEVTGIDASQGMIEAARPKAGENLRFLLLDIDDLDFVDTFDVVFSNAALHWMKNHEKLLHNVRRALRPGGRVRFNFAGHGNCMAFFRVIREVMAMERYQPAFSSFEWPWYMPSVDEYAALAGSSGLQNREVWGENADRYFPDRDTMIRWIDQPSLVPLLPYVAENERRAFRDAVVQRMIEETLQPDGRCFETFRRINLSATK is encoded by the coding sequence GTGGCTCACGAATTCGACGGAAAGAAATACGAAAAAGCGTCCTCGCACCAGCAGGAATGGGGCCGGATGCAGCTTGCCGGACTCGGCCTCAGGGGAGACGAAAAGGTTCTGGACCTGGGTTGCGGAGACGGCAGCCTGACCTCGCACATTGCAGAACTCCTGCCGGAAGGAGAGGTCACCGGCATCGACGCCTCACAGGGCATGATCGAGGCCGCTCGTCCGAAGGCCGGAGAGAACCTGCGTTTTCTGCTGCTCGATATCGACGATCTCGATTTCGTGGATACGTTCGACGTGGTCTTTTCCAATGCCGCCCTGCACTGGATGAAAAACCATGAAAAGTTGCTGCACAACGTCCGCCGTGCATTACGGCCGGGAGGACGCGTCCGGTTCAACTTCGCCGGCCACGGCAACTGCATGGCTTTCTTCCGGGTAATCAGGGAAGTCATGGCGATGGAGCGTTACCAGCCGGCTTTCTCCTCTTTCGAGTGGCCGTGGTACATGCCGTCGGTGGACGAGTATGCCGCCCTTGCCGGGTCAAGCGGACTGCAAAACCGGGAAGTATGGGGTGAAAACGCCGACCGCTACTTTCCCGACAGGGACACCATGATACGCTGGATCGACCAGCCGAGCCTCGTCCCCCTGCTGCCGTATGTAGCGGAAAACGAACGCCGGGCTTTCCGCGATGCTGTCGTCCAACGCATGATCGAAGAAACCCTGCAACCCGACGGCCGCTGTTTCGAAACCTTCCGGCGGATCAATCTGTCGGCGACAAAATAG
- a CDS encoding PhzF family phenazine biosynthesis protein, with translation MRIRLYQVDAFASRVFEGNPAAVCPLNDWPDVGTLQSIAAENNLSETAFFVPSGDGFELRWFTPVTEADLCGHATLATAHVIFNILDYARPAILFETRSGKLNVAKTDGNLLQMDFPALPPRPCDCPEILAAGLGHPPVEVLAADDYVAVFENEETVRNISPDQSLLLRLDLRGVIVTAPGRDVDFVSRFFAPKYGIAEDPVTGSAHCELAPYWAKQLGKQRLEAQQVSQRGGRIVCEVQADRVLLSGKAVTFMEGEITV, from the coding sequence ATGAGAATCAGACTCTATCAGGTGGATGCGTTCGCGTCGCGGGTGTTCGAGGGCAACCCCGCTGCCGTGTGTCCGTTGAACGACTGGCCGGATGTCGGGACGCTTCAGTCCATAGCGGCCGAAAACAACCTCTCCGAAACGGCCTTCTTCGTGCCCTCCGGCGATGGTTTCGAACTGCGATGGTTCACGCCGGTCACGGAGGCCGATCTGTGCGGCCATGCAACCCTTGCAACGGCGCACGTCATTTTCAATATCCTCGACTACGCTCGCCCGGCAATCCTTTTCGAAACGCGAAGCGGCAAGCTCAACGTGGCGAAAACAGACGGCAATCTCCTGCAGATGGATTTTCCCGCCCTGCCGCCCCGGCCCTGCGACTGCCCGGAAATCCTCGCCGCCGGGCTCGGCCACCCGCCGGTCGAGGTTCTGGCCGCCGACGATTATGTTGCGGTATTCGAGAACGAAGAGACGGTCCGGAACATTTCGCCCGATCAATCGCTCCTGCTGCGGCTCGATCTGCGCGGGGTCATCGTCACCGCACCAGGTCGCGACGTCGATTTCGTCAGCCGCTTTTTCGCGCCGAAGTACGGTATTGCGGAGGACCCGGTCACGGGGTCGGCGCATTGCGAACTCGCTCCCTACTGGGCGAAGCAGCTGGGAAAACAGAGGCTGGAAGCACAACAGGTTTCACAACGCGGCGGGCGTATCGTCTGCGAGGTACAGGCAGACCGTGTGCTGCTCTCAGGCAAGGCTGTCACGTTCATGGAAGGCGAGATCACGGTGTGA
- a CDS encoding Nif3-like dinuclear metal center hexameric protein: MDLSALTLKLDHEFRIAENAEDLVEWAVTDLNRPHVGPAFLEGRTGLMLQGDDTVQKAYTAVFVSDTVVEKILRQRNCLLFTHHHFNYYEDEKGFQPISPETMEALRRAGHSIYVAHAPLDTHARYGTSIALARLTDIAVEYLFYDYFGAPTALVGRVGKTGFQDFASIVCRKLQRPRLTLQQHRPAVEKVAVAAGGGGLPDLLQYAYNAGCDTLLTGTVENRWTAPLFQELNREFHELNARLRLNLVGGTHFGTERPAMLAVTELFETWGINSEYCEDELLLQAG, translated from the coding sequence ATGGACTTATCAGCCCTGACGTTGAAGCTCGATCATGAGTTCCGCATTGCGGAGAACGCGGAAGATCTTGTGGAATGGGCGGTAACCGATTTGAACCGCCCCCATGTCGGTCCGGCGTTCCTCGAAGGACGGACAGGGCTCATGCTGCAGGGTGACGACACCGTTCAAAAGGCGTATACTGCGGTTTTTGTCTCGGACACCGTTGTGGAAAAAATACTCCGGCAAAGGAATTGCCTGCTGTTCACCCATCACCACTTCAATTACTACGAAGACGAAAAGGGGTTTCAGCCTATTTCTCCTGAAACAATGGAAGCACTCCGCCGGGCAGGACATTCGATCTATGTGGCACACGCCCCACTGGACACGCATGCACGGTACGGCACCTCGATTGCGTTGGCACGACTGACCGACATTGCCGTCGAATACCTGTTTTACGACTACTTCGGAGCACCGACCGCACTTGTCGGACGCGTGGGAAAAACCGGATTTCAGGACTTCGCGTCCATTGTGTGCAGGAAACTGCAACGACCTCGCCTGACCCTTCAGCAGCACAGGCCTGCGGTCGAAAAAGTAGCCGTGGCCGCCGGCGGCGGAGGTCTTCCCGATCTGCTGCAATACGCTTACAATGCCGGATGCGATACCCTGTTGACAGGAACGGTCGAAAACCGGTGGACCGCCCCCTTGTTTCAGGAATTGAACAGGGAGTTCCATGAACTGAACGCCCGACTACGACTCAATCTTGTCGGCGGCACGCATTTCGGAACCGAGAGACCGGCCATGCTCGCCGTAACCGAACTGTTCGAGACCTGGGGCATCAACAGCGAGTACTGCGAGGACGAACTCCTGTTGCAAGCCGGGTAG